The genomic segment CGACAGGTCGCGCATCACCACCCCGGCCTCGATCATCCGCAGCACGATGTCGGCCGTGCCCACCTTGAGCAGGGTGGTGACCTCGTTCATGTTCGAGTCGCCGACGATGACGTGCAGCCGGCGGTAGCGCTCGGCGTCGGCGTGCGGCTCGTCGCGGGTGTTGATGATCGGCCGGCTCCGGGTGGTCGCGGACGAGACGCCCTCCCAGATGTGCTCGGCCCGCTGGGACAGGCAGTAGACCGCCCCGCGCGGGGTCTGCAGCACCTTGCCGGCCCCGCAGATCAGCTGCCGGGTCACCAGGAACGGGATCAGCACGTCGGCCAGCCGGCCGAACTCGCCGTGCCGGGAGACCAGGTAGTTCTCGTGGCAGCCGTACGAGTTGCCGGCCGAGTCGGTGTTGTTCTTGAACAGGTAGATCTCACCCGCGATGCCCTCGTCGTGCAGCCGCTTCTCCGCGTCGACGAGCAACCCCTCCAGGATCCGCTCGCCGGCCCGGTCGTGGGCGACCAGGTCGGCCACCGAGTCGCACTCCGGGGTGGCGTACTCGGGGTGTGACCCGACGTCCAGGTACAGCCGGGCACCGTTGCGCAGGAACACGTTGCTGGACCGGCCCCAGGAGACCACCCGGCGGAAGAGGTAACGCGCGACCTCGTCCGGGGACAGCCGACGCTGGCCACGGTAGGTACACGTGACGCCGTACTCGGTCTCAAGGCCGAAGATTCGCCGCTCCATGCACAGACATTAACCGCCCGGAGCCCGGGTTGGTCAGCGTCGGCTCGCCGCAATGCGCGACGGGGCAAACTCGGCCCGTCGCGGGCCGCCCGTCCGGGCGTCCGGATCAGCGGAGCAGGTCCAGCAGGTACTGGCCGTACCCGCTCTTGGTCAGCGGGGCGGCGAGGGCGCGGAGCTGGTCGTCGTCGATCAGACCGGCCCGCCACACCTCCTCCTCGATACAGCCGATCTTCATCCCCTGCCGCTCCTCGATCACCCGGACGAACTCGGCGGCCTGCATCATCGAGGCGAAGGTTCCGGTGTCCAGCCAGGCGGTCCCCCGGTCGAGCACGGTGACGGTCAGCTCGCCGGCCTCCCGGTACGCCTCGTTCACGGCGGTGATCTCCAACTCACCCCGGTCGCTGGGGGTGAGCTTGCGGGCGATCTCGACCACCCGGTTGTCGTAGAAGTACAGGCCCGGCACCGCGTACCGGGATTTCGGGGTGGCCGGCTTCTCCTCGATCGACAGCACCCGGCCGGCGGAGTCGAAGTCGACCACGCCGTACGCCTCCGGGTTGGCCACCGGGTACGCGAAGACCCGGCCGCCGACCAGCCCGCCGTGGTCGCCGAGCTGCCGGCCGAGGCCGACGCCGTGGAAAATGTTGTCGCCGAGGATCAGCGCGACCGAGTCGTCACCGATGAAGTCGGCCCCCAGCAGGAACGCCTGGGCGATTCCCTCCGGGCGTGGCTGGGCGACGTACTCCAGCCGCAGGCCGAACTGGGCGCCGTCGCCGAGCAGCCGCTGGAACTGCGGCTGGTCGTCCGGGGTGGTGATCACCAGGATCTCCCGCACCCCGGACATCACCAGGGTGGAGAGCGGGTAGTAGATCATGGGCTTGTCGAAGACCGGCATCAGTTGCTTCGACACCGCGCGGGTGATCGGCCAGAGCCGCGACCCGGTGCCACCGGCGAGCAGGATTCCACGCACCCGCCGGAGCCTACCCACGCTGCCGCGCCCACGGCGCGTCGGCCTCCGGACAGCCGGACCCGCAGCCCGGCGCCGTCGGCTCCCGGACACCACGTGAATGGGGGTCCGCGCGAACCTTTCGCGTAGACTCCCGGACCCGTGAGGATTCTCATCACCGGCGGCGCCGGGTTCATCGGTTCTGAGTACGTCCGGATGCTGTTGACCGGTTCCGGTCCCCAGCTCGCGCCCAGCGCGGTGACCGTGCTGGACGCGCTCACCTACTCCGGTAACCCGGCGAACCTCGACCCGGTGCGGGCGGATCCGCGGTTCAGCTTCGTGCACGGCGACATCTGCGACCCGGCCGTGGTCGACGAGGTGGTCGCCGGCCAGGACGTGATCGTGCACTTCGCGGCCGAGTCGCACGTCGACCGGTCCATCGACGGCGCAGCGCCGTTCGTGACCACGAACGTGCTCGGCACCCAGACCCTGCTCGACGCCGCCCGTCGGCACGGCACCGGCCGGTTCGTGCACGTCTCCACCGACGAGGTGTACGGCTCGATCGACGAGGGCTCGTGGACCGAGACCTGGCCGCTGGCGCCGAACTCGCCGTACTCGGCCGCCAAGGCCGGCTCCGACCTGCTGGCGCTGGCGTACCACCGCACCCACGGCCTCGACGTGGTGATCACCCGCTGCTCCAACAACTACGGGCCGTACCAGTACCCGGAGAAGGTCATCCCGCTGTTCGTGACAAACCTGCTGGACGGCGGGACGGTGCCGCTCTACGGCGACGGCGGCAACGTGCGGGACTGGCTGCACGTCTACGACCACTGCGTCGGCATCGCGCTGGTCCAGGAGAAGGGCCGGCCCGGCGAGGTCTACCACATCGGCGGTGGCACCGAGCTCACCAACCGCGAGCTGACCGAGCGGCTGCTGGCCGCCTGCGGCGCCGGCTGGGACCGGGTCGTTCCGGTCGCCGACCGCAAGGGCCACGACCGCCGCTATTCGCTGGACATCACCAAGATCTCCGAAGAGCTGGGGTACGCCCCCAGCATCGACCTGGAGCGCGGGCTCGCCGAGACGGTCGCCTGGTACCGGGAGAACCGGGCCTGGTGGGAGCCGCTGCGGTCGGCCTCCCGCCCGGGCGCGCAGGCCGGCGGGACGGCCGGATGACCGGCGGTCGCTGGCTGGTCACCGGCGCTGGCGGCATGCTCGGCCGCGATCTGGTGGCCGCGCTGGACGCCGACCCGGACCGTCGGGTCACCGCCGCCACCCGGGCCGAGCTGGACCTGACCGACCCGGCGGCGCTGCGCTCCGCCGTCGACGGGCACGACGTGGTGGTCAACGCGGCGGCCTGGACCGACGTCGACGGCGCCGAGACGCAGGAGGCGGCGGCCACCGCGGTCAATGGCACCGGGGTGGAGAACCTGGCCCGGGCCTGCGCCGAGTCCGGCGCCCGGCTGCTGCACGTCTCCACCGACTACGTCTTCCCCGGCGACGCCGACCGGCCCTACCCGGAGGACGCGCCGACCGACCCGATGAACGCGTACGGGCGGGGGAAGCTGGTCGGCGAGCTGGCCGTGGCCCGGCTGCTGCCGCAGACCGGTTATGTGGTCCGCACCGCCTGGCTGTACGGCGCGCACGGCGGCAACTTCGTCGCCACCATGCTGCGGCTGGCCGGCGAGCGGGAACACCTCGACGTGGTCGACGACCAGCACGGCCAGCCCACCTGGTCGTACGCGCTGGCGCAGCGGCTGATCGAGCTCGGCGAGGCGGCGCTGGCCGGGCGGGCACCGGCTGGGGCCTACCACGGCACCGCCACCGGGCAGACCACCTGGTTCGGTCTGGCCCGGGAGGTGTTCCGGCGCGCCGGGCTCGACCCGGAGCGGGTCCGCCCGACCAGCAGCGACCGGTACGTACGACCGGCCCGGCGGCCTGCCTACAGCGTGCTGGGCCATGACCGCTGGAGCGCCGCCGGGCTGGCGCCGATGGCGCACTGGCGGGACATGCTCGCCGCGGCGCTCTGTCCCGCCGGCCAACAACCCGCCGGGCACCAGCTCACCGTCGGCGACCGGACCACCGTCTCCGGCTGACGCGCCGCCGGGCCGGGGGCGCCCAGTCACCGGTCGCGACCGGGATCGTTGACCGGTTGTGCCGCTCTCCGCCCCCACCCGCACGACCCCGTCCCGCCCCCGCGCCCGGCTCGCGCCGGACGGCCCGCGGTGAGCCGGCTGACCCTGGTCACCGCGGTGACCGGTCTGCTCCTGCTCGCGGCGATCCTGGAACTGTTACGGCGCCGGCAGCTGCGGGAGAAGTACGCGCTGCTCTGGCTGGCCGTCGGGTTGGTCATCGTGCCGCTCGCGCTGTTCCCCCGGCTGCTCGACGGCGTGGCCGAGGCGGCCGGGGTGGTCTCCGGGGTGAGCCTCGTGCTCTTCCTCGGCCTCGTCTTCCTGCTCGTCGTCACCGCACACCTCAGCTGGGAGGTCAGCCGGCTGGAGGAGGAGACCCGGACGCTGGCCGAGGAGCTGGCCCTGCTCCGGCTGACCCCGCCCGAACCCCGCCCGGACCATCGCAGCGGCACCGAGGTGGTCAGCGGTGACCAGTAGCGCCCGCCGCGTCCTGGTCGTCATCCCGGCGCTCAACGAGTCGGCCGCCGTCGGCCAGGTGATCCACGACGTCCGCCGGGAACTGCCGGCCGCGGACATCCTGGTGGTGGACGACGGATCGACCGACCGGACCGCCGCGGTGGCGGCGGCGGCCGGTGCGGTGGTCGCCCGGCTGCCGATCCACCTCGGCGTGGGTGGGGCGATGCGGCTCGGCTACCGGTACGCCCGCGACGGTGACTACGACGCGGTCATCCAGGTCGACGCCGACGGCCAGCACGACCCGCGCTACGCGCTCCGGCTGCTCGCCGCGCTCGACGGCGCCGACCTGGTGATCGGCGCCCGGTTCGCCGGCGAGGGCGAATACCGGGTGGGGGGACCCCGCCGGTGGGCGATGCTGCTGCTGGCCGCCGTGCTGTCCCGGGTCGCCGGCACCCCGCTGTCGGACAGCACCTCCGGATTCCGGGCGGCCAACCGGGCGGTGATCGACATGTTCGCCGGCTGGTACCCGGTGGAGTACCTGGGCGACACCGTCGAGACCCTGGTACACGCCGCGCGGCGCGGCTACCGCATTCGGCAGGTGCCGGTCGCCATGCGACCGCGGGTGGCCGGGACGCCCCGGGTCTCGCCGGTCCGGGCCATGCTCTACCTCGGCCGCACCTTCACCGTCCTGACCCTCGCCCTGATCCGCCGATGACCCGCCGGCTGCTGCCGGACGGCACCCTGCCGGTCGGCGCCGGGCTGGCGGTGCTCGGCCTGGCCGCGTACGTGCATCTCGCGGTTGCCGGGCACCGGCTCGATCCGGCCGGCTATTCCTCCCTGTCGGTGTGCTGGGCCATCGTCTTCACCGCCGGCCTGGGGCTCTTCATGCCGATCGAGCAGGAAATATCCTGTCATGTCGCGACGCGGCGCCGGCTCGGGCATCCGACCCGGCCGACCCTGCTGCGGGTGGGCGTCCTCGCCGCCCTGGCCGCCGGGCTGCTCGCCGGGCTGGTGCTGGCCGCCGCCGGCCCGCTCACCGACCGGCTCTTCGGCGGCGCGACCGCGCTGCCCTGGGCGACCGCGGCCGCCCTGGTGGGCCTGGCCGGCGCCCACACCAGCCGTGGCCTGCTCGCCGGCCTCGGCCGATTCCACCGCTACGGCGTGCAGCTCGGCCTGGACGGCGCGCTGCGGATCGGCCTGGTCGGCCTGGTCGCGCTGGCCGGCGCCGACTCCCCCGGCTGGTACGCCGCCGTGCTGGCCCTCGCCCCACCGGCCGCCGCCCTGCTGACCACCCCGCTGCGGACCCGCCCGCCGCTGACCCGCCAGCCGCTGACCCGCCAGCCCGGCCCGGTCGCCTGGTCGACGCTGCTGCCAGCGCTCGGTCTGCTCGTCGTGGCCAGCCTGCTCGCCCAACTGGTGGCAAACCTGGGGGTGATCACCGCGCGGCTGCTCGCCCCGGCGCAGGCCGCGGTGGCCGGCGCGGTACTCAGCGCGCTCGTGCTGGTCCGGATCCCGCTCTTCGTCTTCGCCGCCCTGCAGGCACCGCTGCTGCCGGGCCTCAGCGCCACGCTGGCCACCGGGGACCACCCGGCCTACCGCCGGTTGCTGGGCCGGGGCCTGGCCGCGGTCACCCTGCTCGGTGCCGCCGGTGGGCTGCTCACGGTCGGGTTCGGCCCCTGGCTGGTGCGGTACCTGTTCGACGCGCCCGCCGTCCTGGGCCGGGCCGACTTCGGCTGGCTGGCCGCCGGCACCCTGGCGTACCTGTGGGCCCTGGTGCTGGGGCAGGCGCTGCTGGCCGCCGGCCGGCACCGCGGCCAGGCCGTCGGGTGGACGGCCGGCACCGCCGCACTGGCGGCCGTGACGCTGCTGCCGGCCGAACTCGCGGTGCCGACCCGGGTCGGGGCAGGTTACACGGCCGGCGCTCTGGTGGCGGCAACTGCAATGGCCCTGCTGCTGCGCCACGTCGGGCCGGCGGCCGGCCAGCCCGTCGCGCCCGGACCCACCCCGGCGACCGCCGGCAACCGACGACCGTGACCACCTCACCGGCCAACGCCACCCACCAGGCTGACCCAGACGGCCCACAGGCCAACGCCAGCCCGCAGGTAGGCGGCGGGCCGCAGGCAGGCACCAGGTCGCGGGCAGACGCCGAACCGCAGGCAGCTACGGCCGAACCGAAGGGACCCGGCGATCTGCCGCTCGCCCCACGGGTGACCGCAGTCCTGCTCGCGTACGGGCCGGAGCCGTGGCTGGCCGACGCGGTCCGGGCGGTGTCGGCCAGCGCCGGGCTCGACCTGGAGGTGATCGTCGTCGACAACGGCTGTACCGGGGACGGCGTGCAGGTGATCGCCGGCTGGCCCGGGGTCCGGGTGCTGCGGCCGGCGATGAACACCGGTTACGCGGGCGGCTGCCGGCTCGGCGCAGCGGAGGCGACCGGCGATCACCTGGTCTTCGTCAACTCCGATGCGATCGTCGAGCCGGACGCGCTGGCCCGGCTGGTCGCGGTGGCGGGCGAGAACGGCGTGGGGGCCGCCACCGCCTCGATCCGACTGGCCGACCGCCCTGACCTGATCAACTCGGCCGGCAACCCGGTGCACTTCACCGGTCTGTCCTGGGCCGGCGGGCACGGGCAACCGGCCAGCCGGTACCCGGACCGGCGGGCCACGGCGGCGCTCAGCGGCTGCTGCTTCGCCATCCGGCGGGAGCTGTGGCGTCGGCTGGACGGCTTCGCCGTGGAGTACTTCGCCTACCACGAGGACACCGAGTTGAGCCTGCGGCTGTGGCAGGCGGGCCTGCGGGTGGAGTACGTGCCGGACGCCGTCGTGCGGCACCGCTACGAGTTCTCCCGCAACGACCTGAAGACCTACCTGCTGGAGCGGAACCGCCTGATCACGCTGCTCACCGCGTACGAGTCGCGGACGCTTGTGGTTCTCGGGCCGGCGCTGCTGGCCACCGAGGCGGCCATCCTGGCCGGTGCGGTGGCCGGCGGGTGGGCCGGGCCGAAACTGCGCGGCTGGCGCTGGCTGTGGCGGCACCGCGGCTGGCTGCTGGCCCGGCGACGCCGGCTGCAGGCGGAGCGCCGGGTGCCCGACGGGGTGGTCGCCCGGATGATGACCGCCCGGATCGACCCGGGAAACGTCGCCGCCCCAGCCGGCGTCGGGCTGTTCAACGCCGCCGCGCAAACCTACTGGCGGCTGGCCCGCCGGCTGCTCCGCACCGAGTGAGCCCGCTGACTGAGCCCGCCGGCTCCGCGGCGCCGGCCGGATGGCTCGCCGACCGGTCGGTGCCGGCCGAGCCCGCACCGACGGGACCGACCGGGGTCACCCGGCCGGTCGATCCCCGTCCCCGGGCTTGGCACCCGGCGCCGGCTTGGTCGGCTTGCTCTCCTCGGCGGGCTTGGCGTCCTCGGCCTGGGCGGGCTTGTCCTCCAGGTCGGCCGAACCGGCCGAGCTGGTCGGCTTCTTCGCCGTACCGGTGGGTGGTTTGGCCCCGCTCGGAGCCGGCGCCGGCTTGCCCGCCACCGCGTCGTCGGCCGGCGCGGCGTCGGTGTCGTCGGCCGGGACGGGGCTGTCCTCCAGCAACGCGGCAAGTGCCGGGCCGATGATCCGGCGGAACGTGCGGCCCACCCGGCGGCGGTCCAGGATCGCCACCTCCAGCTGGTTGGCGGCGATCGTGCGGTCGGCGCCACCCTCGCCACCGACGCTGCCGAGCGACTTCACGGCCAGCTTGACCGCGTCGGCGAGCGGCATGTCCCCGCGGTGGCCGTCGCGCAGTTTGCCGGCGATCGCGTCGGCCTGGCCGCCCATCGCCATGCAGCCCGGCTCCGCGTTCACCGAACCGTCATAGGTGAGCCGGTAGATCTCGTCGTCGTCGGGCGTCGCGCCCACCTCGGCCACGCAGATCTCGACCTCGAACGGCTTGGACTGCTCGGTGAAGATCGCGCCGAGCGTCTGCGCGTATCCGTTGGCCAGCGCCAGGCTGGTCACGTCGCGACGGTCGAAGCTCAGGCCGTTGAGGTCGGCCATTCGCACGCCGGCCCGGCGCAGGTTCTCGTACTCGTTGTAGCGGCCGACCGCGGCGAAGCCGATCCGGTCGTAGATCTCGCTGACCTTGTGCAGCGCGCTGGACAGATTCTCCGCCACGAAGAGCACCCCGCCCTCGTAGCTGAGCACCACGGCGCTGCGGCCCCGGGCGATGCCCTTGCGGGCGAGCTCGGAGCGATCGCGCATGATCTGCTCGGGCGAGGCGTAGAACTGCATGGCCACGGCGGCGGTTCTCCTTCTGGCGGTGCGGGCAGCGGACTGGTCGGGTTGCGGGCGGGGGTCAGCCGCCCGGGTTCTCCATCCGGGCGGCGACCACGGCCTCGGACACCGCCGCCGCCTCGGCGTCGGTCAGCCGGTGGGTGCCCTCGGCGGTGGCGGTCATCACCACCGGGAAGATCCGCCGGCTCAGGTCGGGTCCGCCGGTGGCGGTGTCGTCGTCGGCGGCGTCGTAGAGCGCCTCCACCGCCAGCCGGACCGCCTCGTCGACGGCGAGCCCGGCGCGGAACCGCTTCTTCAGCGCGGACTTGGCGAACAGCGAACCGGACCCGATCGCGTCGTAGCCGGTCTCCTCGTACGGGCCGCCGGTGACGTCGAAGCTGAAGATCCGGCCCTGCCGGACCGGGTCGGGCTCGGCCAGATCGAAGCCGGCGAAGAGCGGGATGACGGCCAGCCCCTGCATGGCGGCGCCGAGGTTGCCGCGCACCATCGCGGCGAGCCGGTTGGCCTTGCCGTCGAGGGAGAGCATGGTGCCCTCCATCTTCTCGTAGTGCTCAAGCTCGACCTGGAACAGACGGATCAGCTCGATGCCCAGGCCCGCCGTGCCGGCCATCCCGACCAGCGAGTGGGCGTCGGCCGGGTGCACCTTCTCGATGTCCCGGCTGGCGATCATGTTGCCCATGGTGGCCCGCCGGTCGCCGGCCATCACCACCCCGCCGAGGGTGGCGATGGCGACGATGGTGGTGGCGTGCGGGGCCAGGTTGCCGGCCAGGCCCGGCGGCAGCGGGCGGCGGCCGGGCAGCAGGTCCGGCGCCGCCATCGTCAGGAACTGGGTGAAGGACGATGTGCCCGCGTTGGTGAACACATCGGGTAGACGGCCGGATGGATCGAAGCCCGCTGCCACATCGTTCCTCTCAGGTACAGGGTGTCCCGGTCAAGCGTCCGGATTGCCCGGACGAGCCGTCGCACCGGCGTTCGGTGCCGCCACCGGTGCGGTTGAAGCAGAGTATCCCTCGCGCCGGACGGCGGCGATCATCATCGGCGACGTGTCGGCGACGGCCCGCTGCCGCGGGTCACTCGCCGCCCTTCTGGACGTAGCCGCGGACGAACTCCTCGGCGTTCTCCTCCAGCACCGAGTCGATCTCGTCCAGCAGGTCGTCGACGTCCTCGGTGATCTCCGCGTGCCGCTCGGCTACCTCGGGGTTGGCCTCGGTCGTGACGTCCTCGACCTCCTCGTCCCGCCGGGCCTTGCCGGACTGGGACTGACCGCCACTGTCACGGGTAGTCATCTGGTGCCTCCTCCACGATCGCCTGGGTGAAACTTACCTCGCCGGCGCCCCGCCGCGGTCACCCGTTGGTGATCGTCTCCAGCAGGTCCTTGGCGCTGGCGCAGCGGTCGAAGAGCGCACCGACGTGCTTGCGGGTGCCCCGTTCCGGCTCCATCATCGGAACCCGCACCAACGACTCCCGGCCGACGTCGAAGATCACCGAATCCCAGCTCGCCGCCACCACCTCGGAGGCGTACTGGGCCAGGCAGCGGCCGCGGAAGTACGCCCGGGTGTCCTCGGGCGGCTCGACCATCGCCGAGCGGGTCGCCTCGTCGGGCAGCAGCGTCGCCATCGCGCCCCGACTGACCAGCCGGTGGTAGAGGCCCTTCTCCGGCCGGACGTCGGAGTACTGCAGGTCGACCAGTTGCAGCTTGTGCGAGGCCCAGCCCAGCTTCTCCCGCTCCCGGTAGCCCTCCAGCAACCGCAGCTTGGCCACCCAGTCCAACTCGCCGGCGCAGAGCATCGGGTCCCGGCCGAGCCGGTCCAGTACCCCCTCCCAGCGGCGTAGCACGTCGGCGGTGGCGTCGTCGACGTCCGCGCCGTACCGGTCCTCCACAAAGGAGTGCGCGCGTTCGTAGTAGGCCCATTGCAGGTCCAACGCGGTGAGCCGCCGGCCGTCACGCAACCGCAGCAGGTGTTTCAGGGCGGGGTCGTGGCTGACCGCGCGCAGCTCCGAGACCGGGTCGGCGATGCCGAGGTCTCCGGTGAGCGCCTTCTCCTCGATCATCGTGAGGATCAGGGCGGTGGTACCGACCTTCAGGTACGTCGACAGTTCGGAGAGATTGGCGTCACCGATGATCACGTGCAGCCGGCGGTACTTGTCGGCGTCGGCGTGCGGCTCGTCGCGGGTGTTGATGATCGGCCGCTTGAGCGTCGTCTCCAGCCCGACCTCGACCTCGAAGAAGTCGGCCCGCTGGGAGATCTGGAAGCCCGGCTGGGAGCCGTCCTGACCGATGCCGACCCGGCCGGCCCCGCAGACGACCTGCCGGGTCACGAAGAACGGCGTCAGGTACGCCACGATGTCGGCGAACGGCGTCTGCCGGCGCATCAGGTAGTTCTCGTGGGCGCCGTAGCTGGCGCCCTTGTTGTCGGTGTTGTTCTTGTAGAGGTGGATCGGGTGGGTGCCCGGGATGGTCGCCGCCCGCCGGGCGGCCTCGGCCATCACCCGCTCACCGGCCTTGTCCCAGCGGACCACGTCGAGCGGGTTGGTGACCTCGGGGGTGGAGTACTCGGGGTGGGCGTGGTCGACGTAGAGCCGCGCGCCGTTGGTGAGGATCACGTTGGCCAGGCCCAGGTCCTCGTCCGCGAGGGCCTCGGCCGGGTCGTAGGCCGCCCCGGAGTAGGTGAATCCCCGGGCGTCCCGCAGCGGCGACTCCTCCTCGTAGTCCCACCGGGCCCGGCCGCCCCGGGTCAGTTCCGGGCGGGCGCCGTAGGCGTTCACCACCTGGGACGAGGTGACCATCGGGTTGGCTCCGGCCTGGCCGGGCACGGAGATTCCGTACTCCACCTCGGTGCCCATGATCCGCCGTACGCTCATGCCGCTGCCCCGCTCTCGTCACCCATATCGTCGAGCGTAGTCGGCCGCGTCCGCTGAGCGCCCGTCAGGCGTGCCGACACGGCCACGATGCGCGGTCATCGAACATTGCGACGCTCCGGCGGGCGGAGACGGCGACGGAGGCACCGCCGAACGCGGTGCCTCCGTCGGCCGTCGGTCAGAGGTACTGACCGGTGTTGCTCGCCGTCTCGATCGACCGGCCCGCCTCGGTGCCCTTGCCCCCGGAGACGAGGGTGCGGATGTAGACGATCCGCTCCCCCTTCTTGCCGGAGATGCGCGCCCAGTCGTCCGGGTTCGTGGTGTTGGGCAGGTCCTCGTTCTCCCGGAACTCGTCGACGCAGGCGTCGAGGAGGTGCTGCAACCGCAGCCCCTTGCGTCCCGAGGAGAGGAACTCCTTGATCGCCATCTTCTTGCCGCGGTCGACGATGTTCTGGATCATGGCGCCGGAGTTGAAGTCCTTGAAGTAGAGGACCTCCTTGTCACCGTTGGCGTAGGTGACCTCCAGGAACCGGTTCTCCTCGGTCTCCGAGTACATCCGCAGCACGACGGCCTCGATCATCGCGCTGACCGTGGCGGCCGCGTCGCCGCCGTGCTCGGCCAGGTCGTCCGGGTGCAGCGGCAGCCCGGTGAGGATGTACTTGGAAAAGATGTCCTTGGCGGCTTCGGCGTCCGGCCGCTCGATCTTGATCTTGACGTCCAGTCGGCCGGGCCGCAGGATCGCCGGGTCGATCATGTCCTCCCGGTTGGAGGCACCGATCACGATGACGTTCTCCAGGCCCTCGACCCCGTCGATCTCGCTGAGCAGCTGGGGAACGATGGTGTTCTCCACGTCCGAGGAGACGCCGGAGCCACGGGTCCGGAAGACCGAGTCCATCTCGTCGAAGAACACGATCACCGGGGTGCCCTCGCCGGCCTTCTCCCGGGCCCGCTGGAAGATCAACCGGATGTGCCGCTCGGTCTCGCCGACGTACTTGTTGAGCAGCTCCGGACCCTTGATGTTGAGGAAGAAGCTGGTGTGCTTCTCCTCACCCCGGCGCTCGGCGATCTTCTTGGCCAGCGAGTTGGCGACCGCCTTGGCGATCAGGGTCTTGCCACAGCCGGGCGGCCCGTAGAGCAGGATGCCCTTCGGCGGCCGGAGCTGGTGCTCGCGGAACAGCTCCGCGTGCAGGAACGGCAGCTCCACGGCATCCCGGATCTGCTCGATCTGGGACTGCAGGCCACCGATGTCGGTGTAGTCGACGTCGGGGACCTCCTCCAGGACGAGCTCCTCGACCTCGCTCTTCGGGATCCGCTCGTACGCGTACGCCGACCGCGGCTCGATCATGAGCGAGTCGCCGGCCCGCAACGCCGAACCGATGAGCGTCTCGGCGAGGTGCACGATCCGTTCCTCGTCGGCGTGTGAGATCACCAACGCCCGGTCACCCGGGCCGCCGGTGGGGTGCTCCAGGATCTCCTTGAGCATCACCACCTCGCCGACCCGCTCGTACCCGAACGCGTCGACGATGTTGAGCGCGTCGTTGAGCAGGACCTCCTGACCGCGACGCAGCTCCTCGACCTCGATCGAGGGGGATACCGCCACCCGCAGCTTCCGGCCGCCGGTGAAGACATCCACCGTGCCGTCCTCGTGCCGGGCCAGGAAGACGCCGTACCCGCTCGGCGGTTGGGCCAGCCGGTCGATCTCCTCCTTGAGGGTGACGATCTGGGCCCGCGCCTCCTTGAGGGTGCTCACGAGCCGTTCGTTGTTCTCGGTCAGTCGGGCCAGCTGCGCCTGGGTGGCTGCCAACCGCTCCTCGAGCTGCCGGACGTGTCGGGGGCTCTCGGTCAACTTGCGCCGCACCAGAGCGAGTTCCTCCTGAAGGAACGCGACCTGGGTGGAGAGATCGTGGGCCTCCTTCTCCCACCGTGCGGCGCGCGAGTCCGCGTCGTCACTACGTGCCACGTCCCACCTCCCCGGGGGGCTTGAACGTTCTGCCATAACACTAACCGGTGTGACGCCAATTCGGTCCCACGCAACACCCTCGTCACTGAACCTTGATCGTCAGGGGTACCTCCGACCGGCCCGCCAGCCGCTGGTCGGGTACCGTCGACCACGGCCGGCCGAGAGTATGGGGAGGGCGCCGTGACGACGCAGACCGACACCGACGAGCTGCGGGTCTGGGTGGACCAGGACCTCTGTACCGGCGACGGCCTCTGCGTGCAGTACGCCCCCGAGGTCTTCGAATTCGACGTCGACGGCCTGGCGTACGTCAAGGACGGCAGCGGCGAACTGCTCCTCGCGCCCGGCAGCCGGGTCGAGGTCCCCACCCGGCTGCGGCTGGAAGTGATCGACGCCGCCCGGGAGTGCC from the Solwaraspora sp. WMMD1047 genome contains:
- a CDS encoding ferredoxin; protein product: MTTQTDTDELRVWVDQDLCTGDGLCVQYAPEVFEFDVDGLAYVKDGSGELLLAPGSRVEVPTRLRLEVIDAARECPGECIHVERQRDGAPVAGPDADQD
- the arc gene encoding proteasome ATPase, coding for MARSDDADSRAARWEKEAHDLSTQVAFLQEELALVRRKLTESPRHVRQLEERLAATQAQLARLTENNERLVSTLKEARAQIVTLKEEIDRLAQPPSGYGVFLARHEDGTVDVFTGGRKLRVAVSPSIEVEELRRGQEVLLNDALNIVDAFGYERVGEVVMLKEILEHPTGGPGDRALVISHADEERIVHLAETLIGSALRAGDSLMIEPRSAYAYERIPKSEVEELVLEEVPDVDYTDIGGLQSQIEQIRDAVELPFLHAELFREHQLRPPKGILLYGPPGCGKTLIAKAVANSLAKKIAERRGEEKHTSFFLNIKGPELLNKYVGETERHIRLIFQRAREKAGEGTPVIVFFDEMDSVFRTRGSGVSSDVENTIVPQLLSEIDGVEGLENVIVIGASNREDMIDPAILRPGRLDVKIKIERPDAEAAKDIFSKYILTGLPLHPDDLAEHGGDAAATVSAMIEAVVLRMYSETEENRFLEVTYANGDKEVLYFKDFNSGAMIQNIVDRGKKMAIKEFLSSGRKGLRLQHLLDACVDEFRENEDLPNTTNPDDWARISGKKGERIVYIRTLVSGGKGTEAGRSIETASNTGQYL